In one window of Haloimpatiens sp. FM7315 DNA:
- a CDS encoding DUF4179 domain-containing protein, with protein MKDEYNLLNSVKVDLKKYKIEEVSELEKTKIMNRFKKSYSKKIAFDKKKVIAAVVALILAVNLGVQGDKVLAAAKRFKYSINSWLGFSEAGEKYSNEIGKTLEKNGVKITLNEFFTDNQRVILNFNITKNKDKIFNVKEMLVPDIYINGKNTRRSSDYIGYRVAESKDTAYNENLKKNKDMIEKNVTIEFEIKDLTLESKEDVKVVFSNLAKEYSASNRDFTYKFSYDSSKYKKDTRVINVNKNIIIGDNKLSLDKVTVKPDRVVISGNSKGFSAWENNKKVNYYYDIVDEKGDTVPLKAEIGNNAFFYRYNNEDSSVKSNINILKIIPYTFEKINTNKTSVTYDGKTKYIIEDKIITIQLN; from the coding sequence GTGAAGGATGAATATAATTTGTTAAATAGTGTGAAGGTAGATTTAAAAAAATATAAAATAGAGGAAGTAAGTGAATTAGAAAAAACAAAAATTATGAATAGATTTAAAAAATCTTATAGTAAAAAAATAGCATTTGATAAGAAAAAAGTTATAGCTGCAGTAGTGGCTTTAATTTTGGCGGTTAATTTAGGAGTTCAGGGAGATAAAGTTTTGGCAGCAGCTAAAAGATTTAAGTACAGTATTAATTCATGGCTTGGTTTTAGTGAGGCTGGAGAAAAATATTCAAATGAAATAGGAAAAACTTTGGAGAAAAATGGTGTTAAAATTACTTTGAATGAGTTTTTTACTGATAATCAAAGAGTTATTCTTAATTTTAATATTACAAAAAACAAGGACAAAATTTTCAATGTAAAAGAGATGCTGGTGCCGGATATTTATATTAATGGAAAAAACACAAGGAGAAGTTCAGATTATATTGGATATAGAGTAGCAGAATCTAAGGATACTGCCTACAATGAGAACTTAAAGAAAAATAAAGATATGATAGAAAAAAATGTGACAATTGAATTTGAGATTAAGGATTTAACATTAGAAAGTAAAGAGGATGTTAAGGTGGTATTTTCTAATTTAGCAAAAGAATACTCTGCTAGTAATAGAGATTTTACTTACAAATTTTCTTATGATTCTTCAAAGTATAAGAAAGACACTAGAGTTATTAATGTAAATAAAAACATTATAATAGGAGACAATAAACTTAGTTTAGATAAGGTTACAGTTAAGCCTGACAGGGTGGTTATTTCAGGAAATTCAAAGGGCTTTAGTGCATGGGAAAATAATAAAAAAGTAAATTATTATTATGATATAGTTGACGAAAAGGGTGATACAGTGCCTTTAAAAGCTGAAATAGGAAATAATGCATTTTTTTATAGATATAATAATGAAGATTCATCTGTAAAATCTAATATAAATATACTAAAAATCATTCCATATACTTTTGAAAAGATAAATACAAATAAAACTTCAGTAACTTATGATGGTAAAACAAAATATATAATAGAAGATAAGATAATTACAATTCAATTAAATTAA
- a CDS encoding sigma factor-like helix-turn-helix DNA-binding protein: MDYKRKYLKTLNHMDISDLNIESDYKIEKEVLKNELEDEIEEILKCLNPFDKELFIKIFVKEESVKEVSKEFNIKPSLVYNRISRGKNKIRRIFLKE; encoded by the coding sequence ATTGATTATAAGAGAAAATACTTAAAAACCCTTAATCATATGGATATAAGTGATCTTAATATTGAAAGTGACTACAAAATAGAAAAAGAGGTTTTAAAAAATGAATTAGAGGATGAAATAGAGGAAATTTTAAAATGTCTAAATCCTTTTGACAAAGAGCTTTTTATTAAGATTTTTGTAAAAGAAGAATCTGTAAAGGAAGTTAGTAAGGAGTTTAACATAAAACCTTCTTTAGTGTACAACAGGATTTCTAGAGGTAAAAATAAGATTAGAAGGATATTTTTAAAAGAATAA
- a CDS encoding NAD/NADP octopine/nopaline dehydrogenase family protein, with protein MKKVTVVGAGNGGMTAAYHFAKKGYEVCLYDSKEFNTQINAVNASGGVKALETAHGCKMLFPDFEKNIYGTTDENTAATFSNILVMICPSFAQEILFNNLLKYLKNGQEIILMPGNYGGLVLSNIVKEKRPELNLTFIDAISIPWATRIEEPGIITIMGIKEFIPMSIYPKTKATKELIANLNELMPIPVEILDNPLIAGLENINFGGHPLITTVNIGLLENFSGDFNYYRDCCSPATANACKVLDQERLSVGTALGYKLRTELEAMNALYACNYKTVYDFNRASVTHGKINKGPDSSKSRYISEDVPYLFVPCYELAKLAGLKVPIIEAIINLANAYNETNYFKLGRTLEKMGLGGLNLKEIKDMLS; from the coding sequence ATGAAAAAGGTAACTGTAGTAGGAGCCGGTAATGGTGGTATGACTGCCGCTTATCATTTTGCTAAAAAAGGATATGAAGTATGTTTATATGATTCAAAAGAATTTAATACTCAAATTAATGCAGTTAATGCAAGTGGTGGTGTTAAAGCTTTAGAAACTGCTCATGGATGCAAAATGCTTTTTCCGGATTTTGAAAAAAATATTTATGGCACTACAGATGAAAACACAGCAGCTACATTCTCAAATATATTAGTTATGATCTGCCCTTCATTTGCACAAGAGATTTTATTCAATAACCTATTAAAATATCTTAAAAATGGTCAAGAAATAATTCTTATGCCTGGAAATTATGGAGGCCTAGTATTATCTAACATAGTTAAAGAAAAAAGACCCGAATTAAATCTTACATTTATAGACGCCATTTCAATTCCATGGGCAACAAGAATTGAAGAACCAGGAATCATAACAATAATGGGTATAAAAGAATTTATCCCCATGTCAATATATCCTAAAACTAAAGCTACTAAAGAATTAATTGCTAATTTAAACGAGTTAATGCCTATACCTGTAGAAATATTAGATAACCCGTTAATTGCTGGATTAGAAAACATTAATTTTGGGGGGCACCCGTTAATAACAACAGTTAATATTGGACTACTTGAAAACTTTAGTGGTGACTTTAATTATTATCGTGATTGCTGTTCTCCTGCTACTGCTAATGCCTGTAAAGTTTTAGATCAAGAAAGACTTTCAGTAGGCACTGCACTTGGCTATAAATTAAGAACTGAATTAGAGGCAATGAATGCTTTATATGCATGTAATTATAAAACTGTTTATGATTTTAATCGTGCTAGTGTCACCCATGGAAAAATCAATAAAGGTCCTGATTCTTCTAAATCACGCTACATATCAGAAGACGTTCCTTATTTATTTGTACCTTGTTATGAACTTGCAAAGTTGGCAGGACTTAAAGTTCCTATTATTGAAGCTATTATAAATCTAGCTAATGCTTATAACGAAACAAATTATTTTAAATTAGGAAGAACTCTAGAAAAAATGGGCCTTGGAGGTTTAAATCTTAAAGAGATTAAAGATATGCTATCATAA
- a CDS encoding COG2426 family protein, whose protein sequence is MLTKYILVFLISMVPIVELRGAIPISQGYGLPLMQSYIIAIVGNMLPVPIIYLFARKVLIWGANKPLTGKFFTWCLEKGHSAGMKLKNSAGNKGLFWGLFLFVGIPLPGTGAWTGTLAASFLDMDFKSSILAVMGGVLLAGVIMGALSAGLFSLF, encoded by the coding sequence ATGTTAACAAAATATATTTTAGTATTTTTAATATCTATGGTTCCAATTGTTGAACTTCGTGGAGCTATACCTATTTCCCAAGGTTATGGTCTTCCCTTAATGCAATCTTATATTATTGCAATTGTTGGAAATATGCTTCCTGTACCTATAATATATTTATTTGCAAGAAAAGTACTTATATGGGGAGCAAACAAACCGTTAACCGGAAAATTTTTTACATGGTGTTTGGAAAAAGGTCATAGTGCGGGAATGAAATTAAAAAATTCCGCTGGAAATAAAGGCTTATTTTGGGGATTATTTTTATTCGTAGGAATACCTCTACCTGGAACAGGTGCTTGGACAGGAACCCTAGCCGCAAGCTTTTTAGATATGGATTTTAAGTCTAGTATTTTAGCTGTAATGGGCGGAGTCCTTCTTGCTGGTGTCATAATGGGTGCTCTTAGTGCAGGTTTATTTAGTTTATTTTAA
- a CDS encoding aldo/keto reductase, translating into MYEISKIGCGTYLGFPSKEVDMQYKEAIKKAITEGINLVDTAINYRGMRSELVVKDAIKELIEEKIKRDEVVIATKGGYLPVDYRNILVDENYREKISDDLEKYFREDICKSLNFKNTEIDNILKRKNTINNKIIEFLFNESRINLDMDTIDIYYLHNPEVSKAGMSEEEFYNKLGVTFSFLEDKVKEGKLKYYGISTYSGFIAKETEAKYLSLEKIYKIAEKVGGDKNHFKYIQLPFNKGMDDAGRIKNQRIKGTLKTPIDAAFDLGLSVITNVSLGQGQYFYKYSCEEMIEFLVNNLRIFSSMVGMKNVLNVERNVKSIL; encoded by the coding sequence ATGTATGAAATATCGAAAATAGGCTGTGGAACTTACTTAGGGTTTCCTAGTAAAGAGGTAGATATGCAATACAAGGAGGCAATAAAAAAGGCTATTACTGAAGGAATTAATTTAGTAGATACGGCTATAAATTATAGAGGCATGCGATCTGAATTAGTTGTAAAAGATGCAATAAAAGAGCTTATAGAAGAAAAAATAAAAAGAGATGAAGTAGTAATTGCAACTAAAGGTGGGTATTTACCTGTTGATTATAGAAACATTTTAGTTGATGAAAATTACAGGGAGAAAATTAGTGATGATTTAGAAAAGTATTTTAGGGAAGACATTTGCAAAAGTTTAAATTTTAAAAACACTGAAATTGATAATATTTTAAAAAGAAAAAATACTATTAATAATAAAATTATTGAATTTTTATTTAATGAAAGTAGAATTAATTTAGATATGGATACAATAGATATTTACTATCTTCATAATCCTGAAGTATCAAAAGCTGGTATGAGTGAAGAAGAGTTTTATAATAAACTAGGCGTAACATTTTCCTTTTTAGAAGATAAAGTAAAGGAAGGAAAATTAAAATATTATGGTATATCAACTTATTCAGGTTTTATAGCAAAGGAAACAGAAGCAAAGTATTTATCTTTGGAAAAAATATATAAAATTGCAGAAAAAGTTGGTGGGGATAAAAACCACTTCAAATACATACAATTGCCTTTTAATAAAGGAATGGATGATGCAGGCAGAATAAAAAATCAAAGAATTAAAGGAACATTAAAAACTCCAATAGATGCTGCCTTTGATTTAGGATTAAGCGTTATTACTAACGTGTCTTTAGGGCAGGGGCAATATTTTTACAAATATTCTTGTGAGGAGATGATAGAATTTTTAGTTAACAATCTAAGAATATTTTCTTCTATGGTGGGAATGAAGAATGTTTTAAATGTTGAAAGAAATGTAAAATCCATATTATAG
- a CDS encoding sigma factor, with protein MDEKIYVLIKKRNEKGMELLIDQYAPLIKAIVKKHMYNLSQYYEECISDVYLSIWDNITSFDKKKIV; from the coding sequence ATGGATGAAAAAATTTACGTATTAATAAAAAAACGAAACGAAAAAGGTATGGAACTTCTCATTGACCAATATGCACCATTAATTAAAGCTATAGTGAAGAAACATATGTATAATCTTTCCCAGTACTATGAAGAATGCATTAGTGATGTATATCTTTCCATATGGGATAATATAACTAGCTTTGATAAGAAAAAAATAGTTTAA